From one Lactiplantibacillus paraplantarum genomic stretch:
- a CDS encoding YbhB/YbcL family Raf kinase inhibitor-like protein — protein MQLSIPTINGALAATYSKQAAVAQTYKGHPIISFPVDISDVPAGTHSLAFTFVDHDAIPVGGFTWIHWIAANLPATTTHIPENASQTGAIPMVQGNNSTAGAYVHETDPKVSQHYVGPYPPDKDHRYSFKLFALDTELDLQPGYWLNEFHDAIAGHVLATAKTTVIGKV, from the coding sequence ATGCAACTATCAATTCCGACCATCAATGGGGCCCTTGCTGCCACCTATTCCAAGCAGGCCGCGGTGGCCCAAACGTACAAGGGCCACCCCATCATCTCGTTTCCCGTTGACATTAGTGATGTGCCAGCTGGTACCCATTCACTGGCGTTCACTTTCGTTGACCACGATGCGATTCCAGTAGGTGGCTTCACCTGGATTCATTGGATTGCTGCCAATTTACCGGCAACCACGACCCACATTCCTGAAAATGCCAGTCAGACCGGTGCTATTCCGATGGTCCAAGGTAATAATTCCACAGCGGGCGCCTATGTTCACGAGACTGATCCAAAAGTTAGCCAACACTACGTCGGCCCGTACCCGCCTGACAAGGATCATCGCTATTCATTCAAACTATTTGCACTTGATACTGAGTTAGACCTCCAACCTGGATACTGGCTCAACGAATTTCATGATGCCATTGCCGGTCACGTGCTAGCAACTGCTAAAACGACGGTCATTGGCAAGGTATAA
- a CDS encoding DUF2075 domain-containing protein, with amino-acid sequence MSSTISAATFKLNDQAALSPAQQSLEHQLLTFIRTHRQQKQPSLFVIHGDAGTGKSAVLAAAFARLQALNRSLTPNDLQATDNYLVVNHNEMLKIYKRLAGDDPVLRKKDFQKPNPLINRLAKEHRQADVVFIDEAHLLLTQPDRYNRFTGHNQLTELINHSRVVVLVFDTRQVLKLKSYWHSNDLKPFLDQYPHASYNLDEQFRVTGGADVVDWIDDFTRGQLQPKPVSDNFDLRFFDDGQPLYDLIKQRDQQYGLARMVATADFPYVVNHGTWYVTAGQLKLPWDKVNLTDDPWALRPETLNEVGSIYTIQGFDLNYAGVILGPSVGYDEAHDQIVVRPERYEDQEAFKQRSDLGDLLPLKQQIIFNSINVLMKRGRYGLYIYAVDPALRQRLLAL; translated from the coding sequence ATGTCATCTACAATCAGTGCCGCAACGTTCAAGCTAAATGATCAAGCTGCGTTGTCACCGGCACAACAATCATTAGAGCACCAACTATTAACTTTTATCCGTACCCATCGCCAGCAAAAACAGCCGAGTCTCTTTGTCATTCATGGTGATGCAGGAACTGGCAAGAGTGCCGTATTAGCCGCCGCGTTTGCTCGGCTACAAGCCCTCAATCGTAGCTTGACGCCAAACGATTTGCAGGCCACTGACAACTATCTCGTCGTCAACCACAATGAAATGCTCAAAATTTATAAACGCTTAGCTGGTGACGACCCCGTCTTACGCAAAAAAGACTTCCAAAAGCCCAACCCGTTGATCAACCGGTTGGCAAAAGAGCATCGGCAAGCAGACGTTGTTTTTATCGACGAAGCGCACCTATTACTCACGCAGCCAGACCGCTATAACCGCTTCACCGGCCACAATCAACTGACAGAACTGATCAATCATAGTCGCGTCGTTGTCCTCGTCTTCGATACCCGACAAGTCTTGAAGTTAAAGAGCTACTGGCATAGCAACGATCTCAAGCCATTTTTAGACCAGTACCCACACGCGAGCTACAACTTAGACGAGCAATTCCGGGTCACTGGTGGCGCCGATGTTGTTGACTGGATCGATGATTTTACCCGCGGGCAATTACAACCAAAACCCGTTAGCGATAACTTTGATTTGCGTTTTTTTGATGACGGGCAACCCTTATACGACCTGATCAAACAACGTGACCAGCAGTATGGACTCGCCCGAATGGTGGCGACCGCTGACTTTCCGTACGTCGTTAACCATGGTACTTGGTACGTAACAGCCGGACAATTGAAGCTTCCGTGGGATAAAGTCAACTTAACTGATGATCCCTGGGCCTTGCGCCCTGAGACGCTGAATGAGGTTGGTTCAATTTATACCATTCAAGGGTTTGATTTGAATTATGCGGGGGTCATTCTTGGCCCTTCTGTGGGCTATGATGAAGCCCATGATCAGATCGTCGTTCGCCCTGAACGCTATGAAGACCAAGAAGCATTCAAACAGCGATCAGATTTAGGTGACCTCCTCCCCCTTAAGCAACAAATCATTTTCAACTCAATTAACGTCTTGATGAAACGTGGGCGTTATGGGCTTTACATTTATGCGGTTGACCCAGCACTACGCCAGCGATTATTAGCGTTATAA
- a CDS encoding RrF2 family transcriptional regulator has protein sequence MKLDFSVAVHSILYLDAHRDSKVASRELAQSLHLNPVMIRNILSVLHKHGYLTGTVGKNGGYQLDLALADMNLGDLYDLTIPPTISYARFITGPSKTDEQADQSPIAANISETLTDLFTVADRQYRAYYHQFTMADLQADLNHHGTFLQHEQDSES, from the coding sequence ATGAAACTTGATTTTTCGGTGGCGGTGCATAGCATCCTGTACCTAGATGCACACCGTGATAGTAAGGTCGCTAGTCGGGAACTTGCGCAGTCACTGCATCTTAATCCGGTGATGATTCGCAATATTTTATCAGTTCTACATAAGCATGGGTATTTAACGGGGACGGTTGGTAAAAATGGAGGCTACCAATTAGACTTGGCTTTGGCCGATATGAACCTCGGCGATCTATATGATTTGACAATTCCCCCAACAATTAGCTATGCGCGCTTCATTACGGGTCCATCCAAAACGGATGAACAGGCTGATCAATCCCCGATTGCGGCCAATATTAGTGAAACGTTGACGGATTTATTTACAGTAGCTGACCGTCAATATCGGGCTTACTATCATCAGTTTACAATGGCTGATTTACAAGCCGACCTGAACCACCACGGCACGTTTTTACAACACGAACAAGATTCAGAATCTTAA
- a CDS encoding acetyl-CoA carboxylase biotin carboxyl carrier protein produces MELDKIYQLMDKFEQSSLTSFEYRDQDFEIQMGKKGHGKTTVTPQPAPLPNQPVIDPTPVTPTPVSTVSTPVVAEAEPAPVATSVASNPTSVVTPDPEPAPAPIDPKECVTAPVVGIYYPAHSSEEAPYVKLGDHVSVGQQVGLIQAMQMMRPVVAKQAGTVKAFLVKNGEEVNFGQPLIQLIPDTPDDI; encoded by the coding sequence ATGGAATTAGATAAGATTTATCAGTTAATGGACAAGTTTGAACAAAGCAGTTTAACTAGTTTTGAGTATCGGGACCAAGATTTTGAAATTCAAATGGGTAAGAAGGGACACGGCAAGACGACGGTGACCCCGCAACCGGCGCCACTTCCTAATCAGCCGGTGATTGACCCCACGCCGGTCACACCGACACCGGTCTCAACGGTTAGTACCCCAGTTGTTGCGGAGGCGGAACCAGCTCCCGTAGCGACGAGCGTAGCCAGCAATCCGACGAGCGTTGTAACGCCTGATCCTGAACCAGCACCAGCGCCGATTGATCCTAAAGAATGCGTGACGGCACCGGTCGTAGGAATCTATTACCCAGCGCATTCCTCAGAAGAAGCGCCATACGTTAAGTTAGGCGACCACGTTAGCGTAGGTCAACAAGTTGGCCTCATTCAAGCGATGCAGATGATGCGGCCAGTGGTTGCTAAGCAAGCGGGGACGGTTAAAGCCTTCCTAGTGAAGAATGGTGAAGAAGTCAACTTCGGTCAACCATTGATTCAATTAATCCCAGATACGCCGGATGACATTTAA
- the rihC gene encoding ribonucleoside hydrolase RihC: MSTKIIMDTDPGIDDAAAITFALNHPDLDLQLITTVAGNVTVDKTTLNALKLTRFFNSDVPVAGGASQPLIKPFEDAVRIHGVSGMPGYDFPTDLADPLPETAVEALRDYIMAAEQPITLVPTGAYTNIALLFKTYPEVMPHIKEIVAMGGALGKGNMTSAAEFNVFTDPHAAEIMYQSGVPITMVGLDVTMKALLTRESIDRLPALGKTGEMLHALFGHYNDRNQTGVAMHDVNTLFYLLHPEAFTTEKMWIDVQTEGPANGETVGDIRGAYHDGKTNATVCVDIDAAAFNKWFLETVAAIDQPK, translated from the coding sequence ATGTCAACAAAGATTATCATGGACACCGACCCTGGTATTGATGATGCCGCCGCAATCACCTTTGCGTTAAATCATCCTGACTTGGACTTACAATTAATTACAACGGTCGCCGGCAATGTGACGGTCGATAAAACGACGCTGAATGCGCTCAAACTAACGCGCTTCTTCAACAGTGACGTTCCCGTAGCGGGTGGGGCATCCCAGCCGCTAATCAAGCCCTTCGAAGATGCCGTCCGAATTCACGGGGTTTCTGGGATGCCCGGCTATGACTTTCCCACTGACTTAGCTGATCCGTTACCCGAAACGGCGGTTGAAGCCCTACGCGATTACATTATGGCTGCGGAGCAACCCATTACGCTCGTCCCAACCGGCGCTTATACTAACATCGCGTTGCTGTTCAAGACGTATCCAGAGGTAATGCCCCACATCAAAGAGATCGTTGCGATGGGTGGTGCCTTGGGTAAAGGTAATATGACCAGTGCCGCCGAATTCAACGTCTTTACCGATCCACACGCTGCTGAAATCATGTACCAATCTGGCGTACCGATTACCATGGTCGGCTTAGATGTAACGATGAAAGCACTCTTAACACGTGAATCCATCGACCGGTTACCGGCACTTGGAAAAACTGGTGAAATGCTCCACGCCCTCTTTGGTCACTACAATGACCGCAACCAGACTGGCGTTGCGATGCATGATGTCAATACCCTCTTCTACTTACTACACCCAGAAGCCTTTACGACTGAAAAGATGTGGATTGATGTCCAGACGGAGGGCCCCGCTAATGGTGAAACCGTTGGCGATATTCGTGGCGCTTATCACGACGGCAAGACTAACGCGACCGTTTGTGTCGATATCGATGCGGCTGCCTTCAACAAGTGGTTCTTAGAAACCGTGGCAGCCATTGACCAACCTAAATAA
- a CDS encoding oxidoreductase, which produces MSQPRVILITGASSGIGKATALKLQAQGNIVYGAARRIEKMTDLAAAGVHVLKVDVTDEATLIAAVKTIRVEQGRIDVLINNAGYGSYGSLEDVPVTEGEYQFKVNVFGVMRLTQLVLPLMRAQHRGRIINVSSIGGKIYQPLSAWYMGTKHAIEGMSDSLRMEVAPFGIDVVIIEPGGIKTEWAGIAEKKLLAVSGETAYHEQAVKVGAMLSLFDQFASNPGVIAKLMVRAVNDVKPKTRYHAGMGAGVSLTARQWLSDRQFDRMMNSAVNGAAKLSKITRHKDRRTGSRHYQHGKGPAENN; this is translated from the coding sequence ATGAGTCAACCACGGGTTATCTTAATTACGGGTGCGTCTTCAGGCATCGGCAAGGCCACTGCTTTGAAGTTGCAAGCTCAGGGCAATATTGTGTATGGCGCCGCCCGACGAATTGAAAAAATGACGGATCTAGCCGCTGCCGGGGTGCATGTTTTGAAAGTCGATGTGACGGATGAAGCCACGTTAATCGCGGCTGTCAAAACAATTCGGGTGGAACAGGGCCGCATTGATGTCTTGATTAATAATGCGGGGTACGGTTCATACGGTTCCTTGGAAGATGTACCGGTTACAGAGGGTGAATATCAATTCAAGGTTAATGTCTTCGGTGTGATGCGCTTGACACAGTTGGTTTTACCGTTGATGCGGGCCCAACATCGTGGACGGATCATCAATGTCTCTTCCATTGGGGGTAAAATCTACCAACCATTAAGTGCTTGGTACATGGGGACCAAGCATGCGATTGAGGGAATGAGTGATTCACTACGGATGGAAGTGGCACCGTTTGGTATTGACGTTGTCATTATTGAGCCTGGTGGGATTAAGACTGAATGGGCTGGTATTGCGGAAAAGAAATTGTTGGCAGTTTCCGGTGAGACAGCCTACCATGAGCAAGCTGTTAAGGTTGGTGCGATGCTGTCATTGTTCGATCAGTTTGCTTCCAATCCGGGGGTGATTGCCAAGTTGATGGTTCGGGCGGTCAACGATGTCAAACCGAAGACTCGCTATCACGCGGGGATGGGAGCTGGGGTTTCATTGACGGCTCGTCAGTGGTTGAGTGACCGTCAGTTTGACCGCATGATGAACTCAGCCGTCAATGGTGCGGCAAAGTTGTCAAAGATTACGCGGCACAAGGATCGGCGGACAGGCAGTCGGCATTATCAGCATGGAAAAGGACCGGCCGAGAATAATTAA